The DNA segment ACCTGCTGTATGTGCTGGAACAGCAGATCGAACAGGAACAGTTCCAGGCCGAGACTCGCGAACGCTACCTGCGCTACCTCAAGGAATACCTGGCGCCGCGTTATATCGAATTCATCGGCAAGGAGATCCAGACCGCGTACCTGGAGTCTTACAGCGAATACGGGCAAAACATCTTCGACCGCTACGTGCTGTATGCAGACTTCTGGATTCAGGATCAGGAATACCGCGACCCGGAAACCGGCGAGATTCTCAACCGTGTCGCCCTGAACGAAGAACTGGAGAAAATCGAGAAGCCGGCCGGCATCAGCAATCCGAAGGATTTCCGCAACGAAATCGTCAACTTCGTATTGCGCGCCCGAGCCAACAACAACGGCAAGAATCCGACCTGGCTCAGCTACGAAAAACTGCGGGTGGTCATCGAGAAAAAAATGTTCTCGAACACCGAAGACCTGCTGCCAGTCATCAGCTTCAATGCCAAGGCCAGCAAAGAGGATCAACAGAAACACAACGACTTCGTTACTCGAATGGTCGAACGCGGCTACACCGACAAACAGGTACGACTGCTGTCCGAGTGGTACCTGCGGGTCCGGAAGTCGCAGTGAAGCAGTTGCAAGCTTCTAGCTATCAGCTGCAAGAACAAAGCGCGTAACCCACAGATGCCCGGGAACCTGCTTTTACTTGCAGCTTGAAGCTCACAACTTGAAGCTGCCCGGAGGGCTTCCTATGAGTTATGTGATCGACCGACGCCTCAATGGCAAGAACAAGAGCACGGTGAATCGCCAGCGCTTCCTGCGGCGTTACCGTGATCACATCAAGAAGGCTGTCGAAGAGGCGGTCAGCCGGCGTTCCATCACCGATATGGAACACGGCGAACAGATCAGCATTCCCGGTCGCGACATCGACGAACCGGTGCTTCATCACGGTCGCGGCGGCAAGCAGACCGTGGTTCATCCCGGCAACAAGGAATTCACTGCCGGCGAACATATCGCCCGTCCACCGGGGGGTGGCGGCGGACGCGGTCCGGGCAAGGCCGGCAATTCCGGCGAGGGCATGGACGAGTTCGTCTTCCAGATCACCCAGGAAGAATTCCTCGAATTCATGTTCGAGGACCTCGAACTGCCGAATCTGGTGAAACGCAACCTCAGTGGTACCGACACGTTCAAGACTGTGCGCGCAGGGATCAGCAACGAGGGTAACCCGTCGCGGATCAACATCATCCGCACCCTGCGCTCGGCTCACGCCAGGCGCATTGCGCTGTCCGGCAGCAGCCGTGCCAAACTGCGCGAGGCCAAAGAGGAACTGGCGCGATTAAAGCGTGAAGAGCCGGATAACTTCGGCGATATTCAGGAACTCGAAGCGGAAATCGAAAAACTCAGCGCGCGCATTCATCGCGTGCCGTTTCTCGACACCTTCGACCTCAAGTACAACCTGCTGATCAAGCAACCCAACCCCAGCTCGAAAGCGGTGATGTTCTGCCTGATGGACGTTTCCGGCTCGATGACCCAGGCGACCAAAGACATCGCCAAACGCTTTTTCATCCTGCTGTACCTGTTCCTCAAGCGCAATTACGACAAGATCGACGTCGTGTTCATCCGCCACCACACCAGCGCCCGGGAAGTGGACGAGGAAGAGTTCTTCTATTCACGGGAAACCGGCGGCACCATCGTCTCCAGCGCGCTGAAGCTGATGCAGGAGATCATGGCCGAGCGTTACCCGAGCAACGAATGGAACATCTATGCCGCGCAGGCTTCCGACGGCGACAACTGGAACGATGACTCGCCGATCTGCCGCGACATCCTGATCAACCAGATCATGCCGTTTGTGCAGTACTACACTTATGTGGAGATCACCCCGCGCGAGCACCAGGCCCTCTGGTACGAATACGAACGCATTGCCGAAGCCTTTTCCGACACGTTTGCCCAGCAGCAGCTGGTCTCGGCCGGGGATATCTATCCGGTCTTCCGTGAACTCTTCCAGCGCAGGTTAGTGACATGACCGCCAAAGAGCAGAAACGCCAACCCATCTCCACCGGCTCCGAATGGACGTTCGAGCTGATCCAGGCCTACGACCGCGAAATCGCCCGGATTGCGGCCGGCTACGCGCTGGATACCTATCCCAACCAGATCGAAGTGATCACCGCCGAGCAGATGATGGATGCCTATGCCTCGGTCGGCATGCCACTGGGCTATCACCACTGGTCCTACGGCAAACACTTCCTCAGCACCGAGAAATCCTACAGCCGCGGCCAGATGGGGCTGGCCTACGAAATCGTGATCAACTCGGACCCGTGCATCGCCTACCTGATGGAGGAAAACACCATCTGCATGCAGGCGCTGGTGGTCGCTCACGCGTGCTACGGGCACAACAGTTTCTTCAAGGGCAACTACCTGTTCCGCACCTGGACTGACGCCAGCTCGATCATCGATTACCTGGTGTTCGCCAAGCAGTACATCATGCAATGCGAAGAGCGCCACGGTATCGACGCGGTGGAGGACCTGCTCGACTCCTGCCATGCGCTGATGAACTACGGAGTCGACCGCTACAAGCGCCCGTATCCGATCTCCGCCGAGGAAGAACGCCGGCGGCAGAAAGATCGCGAAGAGCACATGCAGAAGCAGATCAACGATCTGTGGCGCACCATCCCCAAAGGCGCGGACAAATACAGCGACAAGGACAACGCGCGCTTCCCGGCCGAACCGCAGGAAAACATCCTGTACTTCATCGAGAAACACGCGCCTCTGCTTGAGCCGTGGCAACGGGAGATCGTGCGGATCGTACGCAAGATCGCCCAGTATTTTTATCCACAGCGCCAGACTCAGGTGATGAACGAAGGCTGGGCCACGTTCTGGCACTACACGCTGATGAACGACCTGTACGACGAGGGCCTGGTGACCGACGGCTTCATGATGGAATTCCTCACCTCGCACACCAGCGTGGTGTTCCAGCCCGGCTTCGACAGTCCTTACTACAACGGGATCAACCCCTACGCACTGGGTTTCGCGATGTATCGCGACATCCGCCGCATGTGCGAAAACCCCACCGAGGAAGACCGGCGCTGGTTCCCGGACATCGCCGGCTCTGACTGGCTGTCGACGATCAAGTTCGCCATGAGCAGCTTCAAGGACGAGAGTTTCATCCTGCAATACCTGTCACCGAAGGTGATCCGCGATCTGAAGCTGTTCAGCATCCTCGATGACGATCAGAAGGACGATTTGCTGGTACCGGCGATCCATGACGAAACCGGCTACCGGATCATCCGTGAAACCCTGGCCGCGCAGTACAACCTCGGCAACCGCGAGCCCAACGTGCAGATCTACAGCATCGACCGGCGCGGCGACCGCTCGCTGACCCTGCGTCACCAGCAACATGACCGCAAACCCTTGGGCGACTCCACCGACGAGGTACTGAAACATCTGCACCGGTTGTGGGGCTTCGACATTCATCTGGAAACCCTGCAGGGTGACCAGATCATGAAAACCCACCATGTACCGCCGCGAAGTGAACACAGCGAAGGCGATTACGGTCGGCTCGACTTGGCCGTGATTCATCTTTAGATGCGGCTCTGACCTCCGAAAGTCCGGCGCAGGGGTTATCCTGTCGGGCTAACGGAGGTTTTTTATGCAGATTTTCAAGGTTGGCGGCGCGGTGCGCGATCGCTTGCTCGGCTTACCGGTAACCGATATTGATTGGGTGGTGGTTGGCGCCACGGCAGACGAGATGCTCGCCAAGGGTTATCGCCCGGTTGGAGCGGATTTTCCGGTATTCCTTCACCCCAAGACCGGCGAGGAATACGCCCTCGCCCGCACCGAACGCAAAAGCGGTCGCGGTTATGGCGGCTTCACCTTTCACGCCAGCCCCGAAGTCACCCTCGAAGAAGACCTGATCCGCCGTGATCTGACGATCAACGCGATCGCCGAAGACGACCAGCAAAACCTGACCGATCCGTATCATGGCCAGCGCGATCTCGAAGCGCGCATCCTGCGCCACGTTTCCCCCGCATTCGCCGAAGATCCGCTCCGTGTGCTGCGCGTTGCGCGCTTTGCTGCCCGATATGCCAGTCTTGGCTTCGCTGTCGCACCAGAAACACTGGAACTGATGCGCCAGCTCAGTGAGTCCGGTGAACTGCAGGCGCTGACCGCCGAACGCAGCTGGAAAGAAATCTCCCGCGCACTGATGGAAGATCAGCCGCAGGTATTCATCCAGGTGCTGCGCGACTGTGGCGCCTTGAAAGTATTGATGCCGGAAGTCGACGCGCTGTTCGGCGTACCGCAACCGGAGGCTCATCATCCGGAAATCGACACCGGCCTGCACACTCTCAGCGTTCTGGAGCAATCAGCGCTGCACGAACAACCGCTAACGGTACGCTGGGCTTGTCTGCTGCATGACCTCGGCAAAGGCCTGACGCCGGAAAAAGAGTGGCCACGACATATCGCCCATGAACACACCGGGTTGAAGCTGATCAAAGCGGTCAACGAACGCTTCAAGGCACCGAAGGACTGCCAGGAACTGGCGTTGCTAGTCGGCGAGTACCACACCCATGGCCACCGCGCCCTGGAGCTGAAGGCGTCGACCTTGCTGGAGCTGCTGCAGAGCTTTGACGTGTATCGCCGCCCGCAGCGTTTTGAGGAATTCATCGTCGCCTGCGAGATGGATGCCCGTGGACGCAAGGGCCTGGAGCAACGCAGTTACCCACAGGCGGATTATCTGCGCGGCGCTGCCAAGGCTGCACGGGAAGTCGCGGTGCAGCCGTTGCTGGAGAAGGGATTCAAAGGCCCGGAACTGGGCGAAGCGCTGAAGCGAGAACGACTGAAGGCGCTAAAAGCCTACAAAGACGAGGCGTCAGCCTGAAAAGCTTCGCGAGCAAGCCCGCTCCCACAAGGGGAATGCATTGCAAATGTGGGAGCGGGCTTGCTCGCGAAAGCGGCAGTTAATTCAACGCAAATCCGAAGACGTCAGCTGCTGCCCACGCCACTCAAAGGCCACCGGCGCCAACACCTGATCGATCTGCGCCTCGGCCCACAACGTCGCGAAGCTTTTTCCCACACCAGGATGTACCCGATCCGGCGCAATCAGCGACAGCGGCCACAGCACAAAGGCGTTTTTCAGGATTTCGGCACGCGGCAGAATCAAGCCGTCGAAGTTACCGGTCAGATCGCCGTATAACAGCACGTCGATATCCAGCGGCAGCCCCTTGCGATCCGGCGCATAGCGACCGTTATCGGCTTCGATGAATTTCAGGCGCCGATCCAGCTCCATCAACGGCAGATCGGTCAGCGCCGAGACCACGAAGTTGTAGAACGGCCCGCTCTTGATCCCCACCGGCTGACTCTCGAACACCGCCGAACAGCGCATATCCACCAGAAACGTCGCCAATGCGTCGAGTCCGGCGCGCAAATGGGTTTCGCGCTCGATATTGCTACCGAGCCCGAGGTACACCTGAGTCAGCGACATCCGCGCTCGATCTCCACACCCACACCACCCTTGGCTGCCGGCACGGCACCAGGCTTGGTCAGCTTCAGACGAACCCAGGTGATCTTGAATTCAGCCATCAGCACTTCGACCAGACGCTCGGCAAAGGTCTCGACCAGTTGATACTGCGCCTGCTCGGCAAAGGCCTGGATGCGCGTGGAAACGCTGGCGTAATCGAGCGCCAGGGTCAGGTCGTCACCGGCCGCTGCCGGGCGATTGTCCCAGGCGAAGCTCAGATCAAGACGCAAGCACTGTCGGATGCCGCGCTCCCAGTCGTAGGCACCGATCACGGTGTCAACTTCCAGGCCCTCGATAAACACTCTGTCCAAGCACTTTTCTCCGCTGCACGACAAGGGCGCAATGCGCCGTTAGAATCAGGGCGTCCTCGCCCGGAATAGTTAGCATGTTTTGGTTAGTGGCGATCCTCGCCTACCTGCTCGGCTCTCTGTCCTTCGCCATTTTGCTCAGCCGCCTGACCGGAAATCCGGATCCGCGAATGAGTGGCTCGGGTAATGCCGGCGCCACCAACATGCTGCGCCTGGCCGGTCGCAAACTGGCGATCCTGACCCTGCTGGGTGATCTGTGCAAAGGCCTGGTACCGGTGCTGATCGCAGCGGCCATGGGCCTTTCGCTGCAGGATCAGGCCTGGATCGGCGTGTGCGCCGTGATCGGTCACCTGTTCCCGCTGTACTTCCGTTTTCGCGGCGGCAAAGGCGTCGCCACGGCTGCCGGCATGTTGCTGGGCCTGTATCCGCCCGCCGCACTGCTTGCGGTGTGCGCCTGGCTGCTGACGTTCTACCTGACCCGCACCAGCTCGCTGGCGGCGCTGATTGCCACGCCCCTGACCCTGCCCTTGCTTGCGTGGCAAGAACCGGAGGCGCTACTGCCGATGAGCGCGTTGACGCTGCTGATCGTCTGGCGCCACCGCGGCAATCTACGCGACCTGTTTGCCGGGCGCGAACGGCATTTTTAAATACCGCTCAGCCACACCGCCAATCACACCGCCCTTCACAGCGCCGACAACTGCTCCATCGGCCAGCGCGCCTGCACGCTGATCGCCAGACTTTCCTGCTGACCGACCTGCAAACGCTGGCAACCGGCAAACGCGATCATCGCGCCATTGTCGGTGCAGAACTCGGGACGGGCATAGAACACCTCGCCCTGCATGTCGCCGAGCATCTTTTCCAGCGATGCGCGCAACGCTTTGTTGGCGCTGACGCCGCCAGCGATCACCAAACGCTTCATGCCCGCGTGTTTCAGCGCGCGCTTGCACTTGATGGTCAAAGTCTCCACCACGGCCTGCTGGAACGCCAGCGCGATGTCGCAACGGGCTTGCTCGCTGTCGTCCCCGGCGCTGACGCATTGCTGCCAGGTGTTGAGGGCAAAGGTTTTCAAGCCGCTGAAGCTGAAATCCAGGCCCGGGCGATCGCACATTGGACGCGGGAAAGTGAAACGTCCTGCAACGCCCTTCTCGGCCAGCTTGGCGATTTCCGGCCCGCCCGGATAATTGAGGCCCATCATTTTCGCGGTTTTGTCGAACGCTTCGCCGGCAGCATCGTCGAGCGTCTCGCCGAGCAGGCTGTATTGGCCAATGCCATCGACCTGAACCAGCTGCGTATGACCACCGGAAACCAACAAAGCGACGAACGGGAATTCCGGCGGTTTTGGCTCCAGCATTGGCGCCAGCAAGTGGCCTTCCATGTGGTGCACTCCGAGTGCCGGAATACCCCAGGCAAACGCCAGCGCCTGCGCGCAAGAGGCACCGACCAGCAGCGCTCCGACCAGGCCCGGGCCCGCGGTGTAAGCGATCGCGTCGATCTCGGTCGGCACGCAGTCAGCCTCGGCCAACACCTGACGAATCAAGGGCAGCATGCGCTTGACGTGGTCACGCGAGGCCAGCTCCGGCACCACACCGCCATAAATGCGGTGCA comes from the Pseudomonas sp. RSB 5.4 genome and includes:
- a CDS encoding SpoVR family protein, with the translated sequence MTAKEQKRQPISTGSEWTFELIQAYDREIARIAAGYALDTYPNQIEVITAEQMMDAYASVGMPLGYHHWSYGKHFLSTEKSYSRGQMGLAYEIVINSDPCIAYLMEENTICMQALVVAHACYGHNSFFKGNYLFRTWTDASSIIDYLVFAKQYIMQCEERHGIDAVEDLLDSCHALMNYGVDRYKRPYPISAEEERRRQKDREEHMQKQINDLWRTIPKGADKYSDKDNARFPAEPQENILYFIEKHAPLLEPWQREIVRIVRKIAQYFYPQRQTQVMNEGWATFWHYTLMNDLYDEGLVTDGFMMEFLTSHTSVVFQPGFDSPYYNGINPYALGFAMYRDIRRMCENPTEEDRRWFPDIAGSDWLSTIKFAMSSFKDESFILQYLSPKVIRDLKLFSILDDDQKDDLLVPAIHDETGYRIIRETLAAQYNLGNREPNVQIYSIDRRGDRSLTLRHQQHDRKPLGDSTDEVLKHLHRLWGFDIHLETLQGDQIMKTHHVPPRSEHSEGDYGRLDLAVIHL
- a CDS encoding multifunctional CCA addition/repair protein, which encodes MQIFKVGGAVRDRLLGLPVTDIDWVVVGATADEMLAKGYRPVGADFPVFLHPKTGEEYALARTERKSGRGYGGFTFHASPEVTLEEDLIRRDLTINAIAEDDQQNLTDPYHGQRDLEARILRHVSPAFAEDPLRVLRVARFAARYASLGFAVAPETLELMRQLSESGELQALTAERSWKEISRALMEDQPQVFIQVLRDCGALKVLMPEVDALFGVPQPEAHHPEIDTGLHTLSVLEQSALHEQPLTVRWACLLHDLGKGLTPEKEWPRHIAHEHTGLKLIKAVNERFKAPKDCQELALLVGEYHTHGHRALELKASTLLELLQSFDVYRRPQRFEEFIVACEMDARGRKGLEQRSYPQADYLRGAAKAAREVAVQPLLEKGFKGPELGEALKRERLKALKAYKDEASA
- the plsY gene encoding glycerol-3-phosphate 1-O-acyltransferase PlsY, translating into MFWLVAILAYLLGSLSFAILLSRLTGNPDPRMSGSGNAGATNMLRLAGRKLAILTLLGDLCKGLVPVLIAAAMGLSLQDQAWIGVCAVIGHLFPLYFRFRGGKGVATAAGMLLGLYPPAALLAVCAWLLTFYLTRTSSLAALIATPLTLPLLAWQEPEALLPMSALTLLIVWRHRGNLRDLFAGRERHF
- the folB gene encoding dihydroneopterin aldolase, with translation MDRVFIEGLEVDTVIGAYDWERGIRQCLRLDLSFAWDNRPAAAGDDLTLALDYASVSTRIQAFAEQAQYQLVETFAERLVEVLMAEFKITWVRLKLTKPGAVPAAKGGVGVEIERGCR
- the folK gene encoding 2-amino-4-hydroxy-6-hydroxymethyldihydropteridine diphosphokinase translates to MSLTQVYLGLGSNIERETHLRAGLDALATFLVDMRCSAVFESQPVGIKSGPFYNFVVSALTDLPLMELDRRLKFIEADNGRYAPDRKGLPLDIDVLLYGDLTGNFDGLILPRAEILKNAFVLWPLSLIAPDRVHPGVGKSFATLWAEAQIDQVLAPVAFEWRGQQLTSSDLR
- the tsaD gene encoding tRNA (adenosine(37)-N6)-threonylcarbamoyltransferase complex transferase subunit TsaD; amino-acid sequence: MLVLGLETSCDETGVALYDSERGLLADALFSQIDLHRIYGGVVPELASRDHVKRMLPLIRQVLAEADCVPTEIDAIAYTAGPGLVGALLVGASCAQALAFAWGIPALGVHHMEGHLLAPMLEPKPPEFPFVALLVSGGHTQLVQVDGIGQYSLLGETLDDAAGEAFDKTAKMMGLNYPGGPEIAKLAEKGVAGRFTFPRPMCDRPGLDFSFSGLKTFALNTWQQCVSAGDDSEQARCDIALAFQQAVVETLTIKCKRALKHAGMKRLVIAGGVSANKALRASLEKMLGDMQGEVFYARPEFCTDNGAMIAFAGCQRLQVGQQESLAISVQARWPMEQLSAL
- a CDS encoding YeaH/YhbH family protein; the protein is MSYVIDRRLNGKNKSTVNRQRFLRRYRDHIKKAVEEAVSRRSITDMEHGEQISIPGRDIDEPVLHHGRGGKQTVVHPGNKEFTAGEHIARPPGGGGGRGPGKAGNSGEGMDEFVFQITQEEFLEFMFEDLELPNLVKRNLSGTDTFKTVRAGISNEGNPSRINIIRTLRSAHARRIALSGSSRAKLREAKEELARLKREEPDNFGDIQELEAEIEKLSARIHRVPFLDTFDLKYNLLIKQPNPSSKAVMFCLMDVSGSMTQATKDIAKRFFILLYLFLKRNYDKIDVVFIRHHTSAREVDEEEFFYSRETGGTIVSSALKLMQEIMAERYPSNEWNIYAAQASDGDNWNDDSPICRDILINQIMPFVQYYTYVEITPREHQALWYEYERIAEAFSDTFAQQQLVSAGDIYPVFRELFQRRLVT